A stretch of Monomorium pharaonis isolate MP-MQ-018 chromosome 7, ASM1337386v2, whole genome shotgun sequence DNA encodes these proteins:
- the LOC105832450 gene encoding WD repeat-containing protein 48 — protein sequence MAAHKTVGPSARKKVQVSLVIRDEVEKQHRAGVNSLQYDPALHRLYSAGRDSIIRIWNCRSMKEPYIQSMEHHTDWVNDIVLCCNGKNLISASSDTTVKVWNAHKGFCMSTLRTHKDYVKALAYAKDREQVASAGLDKSIFLWDVNTLTALTASNNTVTTSSLSGNRDSIYSLAMNQIGTIVVSGSTEKILRVWDPRFCTKLMKLRGHTDNIKALVLNRDGTQCLSASSDGTIKLWSLGQQRCVQTYRVHKEGVWALLATDNFSHVISGGRDKRVVITELSYAERYTVICEEKAPILKMAMTPDQSSIWVATSESTINNWSISQKDWQELGIGDYCDSASNILRNTEPTQKILGAPAIRHYHILNDKRHVLTKDTEENVALYDVLKACKVEDLGKVDFEQECKKRNKMVYVPNWFNVDLKTGMLTIHLGQDENDCFSAWVSAKETGLAENDAVDQKVNYGNLLLQALLEHWWRPLHADDENEGNGNDGNPPLQHIRGGNPYFSVPSHTPITFSEVGGRTVYRLLARDAAGETESVLLNETVPPWVVNIVVDKNLPQFIKIPFYLLPHASSGVKSLKKDRLIANDFIQVRKVAEHVYDKVLGAGSDSGSVTGGGNTVSSGSPAGDRTNTDSNADNSSLAEEKVELLCNDQVLDPSMDLRTVRHFIWKSSADLTLHYRPVK from the exons ATGGCAGCTCACAAAACAGTCGGGCCGAGCGCCCGTAAGAAAGTACAG gtgTCTTTAGTCATTAGAGATGAGGTAGAGAAGCAGCACAGGGCTGGTGTTAATTCCTTGCAGTATGACCCAGCTTTGCACAGGCTATATTCCGCTGGCAGAGACAGCATTATAAGGATATGGAATTGTAGAAGCATGAAGGAGCCTTATATCCAATCCATGGAACATCATACGGATTGGGTTAATGATATAGTGCTATGTTGTAATGGCAAAAATC TTATATCTGCAAGTTCCGACACCACTGTCAAGGTATGGAATGCACATAAAGGCTTCTGTATGTCTACCCTGCGTACACACAAGGACTATGTCAAAGCATTAGCATATGCCAAAGATAGAGAGCAAGTTGCTAGTGCGGGTCTGGACAAGTCAATATTTCTCTGGGATGTTAATACATTGACTGCTCTTACCGCGAGTAATAATACAGTCACAA CATCGTCCCTTAGCGGAAACAGAGACTCTATATACAGTCTTGCCATGAATCAGATTGGTACAATTGTCGTAAGTGGTAGCACAGAAAAGATCCTTCGAGTATGGGATCCACGATTTTGTACCAAACTTATGAAACTTCGTGGTCATACAGATAATATTAAAGCATTAGTCTTGAACAGAGATGGAACACAATGCTTATCAGCGAGTTCTGATGGCACTATTAAATTGTGGTCGCTTGGCCAACAGAGATGTGTACAAACATATAGAGTTCACAAAGAAGGAGTGTGGGCATTATTg GCAACAGATAATTTTAGTCATGTAATATCTGGAGGCAGGGATAAAAGGGTAGTAATAACGGAATTAAGCTATGCAGAGAGATACACAGTTATTTGTGAAGAAAAGGCACCAATACTCAAAATGGCTATGACGCCAGATCAATCTAGTATTTGGGTTGCCACCAGTGAATCGACTATTAATAATTGG TCAATAAGCCAAAAGGATTGGCAAGAATTAGGAATCGGAGATTATTGCGATTCtgcaagtaatattttaagaaacacCGAACCTACACAGAAAATACTGGGTGCTCCTGCCATAAGACATTACCACATATTGAATGACAAAAGACACGTTTTAACAAAGGATACAGAAGAGAATGTTGCGTTATATGATGTATTAAAAGCATGTAAAGTAGAAGATTTAGGCAAAGTCGATTTCGAGCAGGAgtgtaaaaagagaaataaaatggtGTATGTTCCAAATTGGTTTAACGTCGATCTCAAAACGGGG ATGCTAACTATACATTTAGGGCAAGATGAAAATGATTGTTTCTCTGCATGGGTTTCCGCTAAAGAGACCGGTTTGGCCGAGAATGATGCTGTAGATCAAAAAg taaattatgGGAATCTTTTACTGCAAGCATTACTTGAACACTGGTGGAGACCATTACATGCTGATGACGAGAATGAGGGTAATGGCAATGATGGAAATCCTCCTTTGCAGCATATAAGAGGAGGAAATCCGTATTTCTCAGTTCCTAGTCACACACCTATTACCTTCAG TGAAGTGGGAGGTAGAACTGTCTATCGACTATTGGCTCGGGATGCCGCAGGAGAAACTGAGAGCGTCCTGTTAAACGAGACCGTACCTCCATGGGTAGTGAACATTGTCGTGGACAAAAATCTTCCacaattcattaaaatacCCTTCTATCTTCTTCCTCACGCTTCTTCAGgtgtaaaaagtttgaaaaa GGATCGTTTGATAGCAAATGATTTTATACAAGTCCGTAAAGTGGCTGAGCATGTTTACGATAAAGTGCTCGGTGCGGGAAGCGACTCGGGTTCGGTGACTGGTGGTGGAAATACAGTTTCCAGCGGGTCTCCGGCAGGCGATAGGACGAATACAGATTCCAATGCTGATAATTCTTCGTTGGCTGAGGAAAAAGTTGAACTCTTATGTAATGATCAGGTCTTGGATCCTTCAATGGATCTGAGGACA gTCAGACATTTCATCTGGAAAAGTTCGGCGGATTTAACACTTCATTATCGCCCTGTTAAATAG